In one window of Acidobacteriota bacterium DNA:
- the wzy gene encoding O-antigen polysaccharide polymerase Wzy translates to MLNPTPVFQNSYQSFSVLPLTVDAPAVPATQPEKMPVTLLALALMGFGIGVALAIQDTWLNLSFDDFSFCISLCVGVCLLCTARLIKGGVSSASFVFLVVFSVFHFGALVIFGLGIPFSDAQNHTLQQWFFTSDTQLGAYLSLLGLLGATLGAFLGQMKFGRQQRQAFPLLESTDRFAGLLGVAILMTCLVAWFGSVWAAGGSSIFTGSYESFLLATSETNLSWLYFGIGFGLVWLASTTNKHLKWVGLGAFAAWALIALPLGLRGEVLFPGVTYWVLARRSSSQKSVWKVAVLGLCLLCGISALRVIREVGVEQVNQTVLTASPTEALVELGSSLRPVSAVVTWTENGDEFLNGASYWAPFDRALVWVVPGWGRVNAEDDDRLLNVQVMKRVGPIGFSPVAEAYYNFGPLGVVIAMMVTGWLIGWISGFSDSPLNRALLGVTFLPVLIQIRNSFVAVPFQLIAGLVTVWVVYWICAWTVQRKAEVEQVVIPAQSKESKPSNPNETKRLS, encoded by the coding sequence ATGCTTAACCCAACCCCAGTTTTTCAGAACTCATATCAGTCTTTTTCAGTTCTCCCGCTGACGGTTGACGCGCCGGCTGTCCCAGCCACCCAGCCTGAAAAGATGCCAGTCACGTTGCTGGCGCTGGCGCTGATGGGTTTCGGGATCGGAGTGGCGCTTGCCATTCAGGATACCTGGCTGAACCTTAGCTTCGATGATTTTTCATTTTGTATTTCACTCTGTGTTGGGGTGTGTCTGCTATGCACGGCCAGGCTGATCAAGGGCGGCGTTTCTTCGGCCTCATTTGTGTTTCTGGTTGTCTTTTCCGTGTTTCATTTTGGGGCGCTGGTCATTTTTGGGCTTGGGATTCCATTTTCGGATGCCCAAAATCACACGTTGCAGCAATGGTTTTTTACTTCAGATACCCAACTGGGCGCCTATCTATCCCTGCTTGGGTTGCTGGGCGCGACGCTGGGGGCGTTCCTTGGTCAGATGAAATTTGGTAGGCAGCAACGGCAGGCATTTCCTTTACTGGAGTCAACCGACCGATTTGCGGGGTTGCTTGGCGTGGCCATTCTAATGACCTGTCTGGTGGCCTGGTTTGGCAGCGTTTGGGCCGCTGGGGGAAGCAGCATTTTTACTGGTTCCTATGAATCATTTCTATTGGCCACCAGCGAAACCAATCTGTCCTGGCTCTATTTCGGAATTGGGTTTGGACTGGTGTGGCTGGCTTCCACGACGAATAAGCATTTGAAATGGGTTGGGCTTGGGGCTTTTGCTGCCTGGGCATTGATTGCCCTGCCGTTGGGACTTCGTGGAGAAGTTCTTTTTCCAGGTGTGACCTATTGGGTTCTCGCACGGCGATCAAGTTCTCAAAAATCGGTGTGGAAAGTCGCTGTATTGGGGTTGTGCCTGTTGTGCGGTATTTCGGCACTTCGTGTGATCCGCGAAGTTGGCGTCGAGCAGGTCAATCAGACTGTACTCACCGCCAGCCCCACCGAAGCCCTGGTGGAACTTGGAAGCTCGCTCCGGCCAGTTTCAGCCGTTGTTACCTGGACTGAAAATGGAGACGAATTTTTGAATGGTGCCAGTTATTGGGCACCCTTTGACCGGGCCCTGGTGTGGGTCGTTCCAGGATGGGGTCGGGTCAATGCCGAAGATGATGACCGGCTTCTCAATGTACAGGTCATGAAACGAGTTGGTCCCATTGGTTTTTCCCCAGTTGCCGAAGCCTATTACAATTTTGGTCCGCTGGGGGTTGTTATCGCGATGATGGTGACCGGCTGGCTGATTGGGTGGATCTCCGGATTTTCAGACTCACCGTTAAATCGGGCCCTGTTAGGCGTTACATTTCTTCCTGTGTTGATTCAAATTCGCAACAGCTTTGTGGCCGTGCCCTTCCAATTGATTGCTGGTTTGGTCACGGTGTGGGTGGTGTATTGGATTTGTGCCTGGACGGTTCAACGAAAGGCCGAAGTCGAACAGGTTGTCATCCCGGCACAATCAAAAGAATCCAAACCGTCTAATCCAAACGAAACAAAGAGGTTGTCATGA